The Eubacterium sp. MSJ-33 genomic sequence TTTTCCTCGATCACTGCCTGCTCAAGCTTTGCAATCTCTGCTTCCAGTTCGTGAATGGCTTCCTCCTGTTTCTGATTGTTATCCTTTAACTCCTGCTTATTTGCATTGATCTCATCAATTTGCGCTGCAAGCTCACTATTCTCCCGGTTAATACTTCCAAATCCACGTTCTACCTCGGCAAGCTTTTCCTGTACCTGTTCAAGATTCAGCGTATATGTATTCATACGAATATTCATATTCTGAATTCCAGTATTTAACGCATCTCGAATTTTCTTTTGTTTTTCCCGGTCTTCCGTCAAAAATGTGATCTGCTTTTTATGTTCCTCTAACTGCACTGAAAGATTCTCGATCTGTTCATCGATTTCTTCAAGTTCCCTCTTTCGTCCAAGCAGATTCGATGAATTTTTAAATGCTCCACCCGTCAGTGCACCGCCCGGATTGATCAGTTCTCCCTCCAGTGTTACAATACGCAGACTCTGTTTATATTTTTTTGCAAGTGTCATTGCATGGTCAATATTGTCAACAACCACAATTCGTCCAAGCAAATGCCCAATAATAGACTGGAATTTCTTATCATATCCAACCAGTTCCGACGCGATACCTATGACCCCTGACTCACGCTTTATATCTCCGTTGACACCGGAACGATCCACAATCGACTGAATCGGAAGAAACGTCGCACGTCCATACCGATTCTGCTTCAGATACGCGATCATATTCTTGGCAGTTACATCATCTTCGGTAACAATATTCTGAATACTTCCACCAAGCGCTGTCTCAATTGCCGTCTCATACCGCTTATCTACCTGTATAATATCTGCCACAACACCGACAATCTTCGGATTCTTCGCCTTCTGTTCCATAACACGTCGGATACTGTTTCCATAGCCTTCATAACGTTCTGTCAGATTACGCAAGGCTTCCTTCTTAGATTTCAGGCTGACAATCCGGTTGCTCGTCTCCGTAACGCCCCTGCGATTTTCTTCCAGCTTCTGACTGTGATCGCCAATCAAATTCTGGACAGATGCAAATTGTCCGTTTTTCTCGTGCAATTCACTTTCTAATTCTTTGATGCCGGACGAAAGCTGTATCTCCTCCGATTTTGCTTTTTCCTGTTCACTTGTATATTCCAGCAGCCGTTTCTTAAGTTCCGTCTTGCGAAGGTTGATATTTTCGAGCATCGTGTCGTATCTGCCAACCTTAGCCTTTAATGTACCACCTTCATTTAAATATTCTATAATATCACTTTTTGCAGTTTCAATCGCCTGTTCCTTGGCTGCTATTCCCTGTTCCAGATCGTGATACTGTTTTTTTGCATCATCAAGCACATCATCTGCATGGTCAAGCTTCTCGTCCAACTGGGATTTTTCTTCGTATAACCCGGCTAGATCTGCTTTGTGCTTTTCTAAATTCTTTGTCTCTTTCTCAATCTGTTCCTGAAGTCCCGCATCGCTTTGCTGATATGAGAGAATCTGTTGATTGATGACATTCATCTCGCCTTCTAACCGCTGATTGCTAAGCTTCTTCTCATGAATTTCGTTTTTTGATGCATCAATCTTCTCATTGTAGGATTCCAACTGCTGTTCAATGCGTTCATATTCATCCTTCGCTGCCTCAAACTCATCTTTCAATCTGGATGCATCGGTTTCCACGACAGAAAGCTTCTCCTCGTAAGATTCCAGCTTTACCTGTGTGTCATCAACATCTAAAAGAAACGCATTAATATCCAGTTTTTTCAATTCGTCCTTGAAAATCAGGTATTTTCTCGCCGTTTCCGACTGCTCCTTCAATGGACCGACCTGTTTTTCCAATTCCCCGAGAATGTCCTTCACACGGGAGAGATTTGCCCGTTCATTTTCCAGCGACTTCTCAGTGGCCGCCTTATTTTTCTTATACTTTACAATTCCGGCTGCCTCATCAAACAACTCCCGACGTTCCTCAGGTTTACCGGACAAAATTCGTTCAATCTGTCCCTGTCCGATAATCGAATATCCCTCTTTACCGATACCGGTATCGAAGAACAGCGAATTGACATCCTTCAAACGGCTGACCACTCCATTGATTAGGTACTCACTCTCTCCGGAACGATACACGCGTCTTGCAACTGTTACCTCATTATAATCTATCGGCAGGCTGTGGTCGCTGTTATCGAGTGTAATTGCCACATACGCAGATCCCTGCGGTTTCCGAAGCTCCGTACCGGAGAAAATAACATCCTCCATCTTAGAACCACGCAGCTGCTTTGCACTCTGTTCACCAAGCACCCAGCGCACAGCATCGCCAACATTACTCTTACCCGAGCCATTTGGTCCGACAATGCCCGTAATCCCATTATTAAACTTAAATATTATCTTATTTGCAAAAGACTTAAATCCATATATTTCTATACTTTTTAAATACATACATTACCTTACCTTTTTTTCGTCGACTGGTGCAGCATTTCCAGTGTTTCAAATGCAGCATATTGCTCTGCTGTTTTTTTTGAATGCGCCACCTTACGAGACATTTCTTTTCCATTCAGGACAACACGCACCGTAAATTGCTTATTGTGATCCGGTCCTTCTTCTGCCAGCAGTTCATATGTAAGATCCAGCTTATGTTTCTGCACATATTCCTGCAGCTTCGATTTTGCATCATGGAATCGCTGTTTATGTTCAATATCCTGTAACAAAAAGTTTTTAACATAAGTTGCTGCCTGTTTTAATCCTCCATCCAGATAGATTGCACCCAACACAGATTCAAACAAGTCACATAAGATAGAATCCCTGTTTGCACCACCCGTCTGCTGTTCGCCCTTACTAAAACGCGCATGTTCTCCGAGTTTCAAATCCCGGGCAATCTTAGACAATGTAAACTCACATACCAGACTGGAACGAAGCTTTGAAAGATCTCCCTCCGGCATGTCCGGATAATGTTCAAACAAATATTTACTGACGATAAACTCCAAAATCGCATCGCCTAAAAACTCATATCGCTCATAGGACATATATCGTCCAATCATCTTTTCATTCACAAAAGATTTATGTGTAATTGCTGTTTCTAAATATTTTTTATCCTGAAAAGAATATCCAATCAGCGTTTCTAATTCACTGAGTGATTCTTCCATCTCCATAATATTAATTCTCCCCTTTGTTTTCTTCCGCTACAAATGTCTCAATAATCTGATTCGTAACATCCTTCTTTACAAAATTACGACACTGCTCAATCGCGGAACGTACTTCCGTATTTTTGCTATTTCCATGAATCTTAACAACCAAACCTTTCAATCCAAGCAATGGAGCTCCTCCTTTATCATCTGCCATGTATCGTTTGAAGGTTTGCTTAATCGGTTTATAGATCATTGCTCCGCCAATCTTTGTTTTTAGGCTGCTTTTTAATGTATCTTTGATTTCTGCCATAAACATCTTGCCAAGTCCCTCAAAGAACTTCAGCAGGACATTTCCGACAAATGCCTCACAGACCAAAACATCTGCGGAACCATTCGGAATATCACGTGATTCCACACTACCG encodes the following:
- the rnc gene encoding ribonuclease III: MEMEESLSELETLIGYSFQDKKYLETAITHKSFVNEKMIGRYMSYERYEFLGDAILEFIVSKYLFEHYPDMPEGDLSKLRSSLVCEFTLSKIARDLKLGEHARFSKGEQQTGGANRDSILCDLFESVLGAIYLDGGLKQAATYVKNFLLQDIEHKQRFHDAKSKLQEYVQKHKLDLTYELLAEEGPDHNKQFTVRVVLNGKEMSRKVAHSKKTAEQYAAFETLEMLHQSTKKR
- the smc gene encoding chromosome segregation protein SMC, which produces MYLKSIEIYGFKSFANKIIFKFNNGITGIVGPNGSGKSNVGDAVRWVLGEQSAKQLRGSKMEDVIFSGTELRKPQGSAYVAITLDNSDHSLPIDYNEVTVARRVYRSGESEYLINGVVSRLKDVNSLFFDTGIGKEGYSIIGQGQIERILSGKPEERRELFDEAAGIVKYKKNKAATEKSLENERANLSRVKDILGELEKQVGPLKEQSETARKYLIFKDELKKLDINAFLLDVDDTQVKLESYEEKLSVVETDASRLKDEFEAAKDEYERIEQQLESYNEKIDASKNEIHEKKLSNQRLEGEMNVINQQILSYQQSDAGLQEQIEKETKNLEKHKADLAGLYEEKSQLDEKLDHADDVLDDAKKQYHDLEQGIAAKEQAIETAKSDIIEYLNEGGTLKAKVGRYDTMLENINLRKTELKKRLLEYTSEQEKAKSEEIQLSSGIKELESELHEKNGQFASVQNLIGDHSQKLEENRRGVTETSNRIVSLKSKKEALRNLTERYEGYGNSIRRVMEQKAKNPKIVGVVADIIQVDKRYETAIETALGGSIQNIVTEDDVTAKNMIAYLKQNRYGRATFLPIQSIVDRSGVNGDIKRESGVIGIASELVGYDKKFQSIIGHLLGRIVVVDNIDHAMTLAKKYKQSLRIVTLEGELINPGGALTGGAFKNSSNLLGRKRELEEIDEQIENLSVQLEEHKKQITFLTEDREKQKKIRDALNTGIQNMNIRMNTYTLNLEQVQEKLAEVERGFGSINRENSELAAQIDEINANKQELKDNNQKQEEAIHELEAEIAKLEQAVIEEKGKLQGASDLINKLNLEFNTVQQQYEFLMQNIHRIKTEEQAAKENLQTLNLKRNNGNEEVTTLTNRTDILKQQFDENIRMIAIKEKKLEELISGKDALNESHKEFFHKREELSEQINGLDKSAFKINASIEKLSEQAENLNNYMWEEYELTYNLALDYKDAGFNDISSLKREISAVKNKIKQLGDVNVNAIEDYKQVSERYEFLKGQHDDICKAEANLVNIIAELDRAMREQFAEKFKEIRVMFSKVFKELFGGGKADLELVDEEDLLETGIKIIAQPPGKKLQNMMQLSGGEKSLTAISLLFAIQSLKPSPFCLLDEIEAALDDSNVKRFAKYLSKLTKDTQFIVITHRKGTMEAADILYGITMQEKGVSTLVSVNMIENELDD